In Erigeron canadensis isolate Cc75 chromosome 1, C_canadensis_v1, whole genome shotgun sequence, a single window of DNA contains:
- the LOC122579884 gene encoding cytochrome P450 CYP72A219-like: MEIMTQYRWVANWCGLATVMVVPWKLLEWAWFKPKRLEKYLREQGLKGTNYKLPFGDTKEMLHLTKQEAPMNLSDDIMPRIMPFVHRAIEDYGKIFFAWFGPMPTVHIIDPDVMRDILCRMNEFQKPKKNNPYIKILSTGVIEYEGDKWSKHRKIINPTFHAEKLKLMAPAMCLSCCEMIKKWETLISDTQSLELDVFPHLQTLTGDVISRTAFGSSYEEGVRIFDLQNELGTILMHLIQSLYIPGSRFFPNPRNKRMEEIDNEVRALIKSMIDKRMIAMEAGEKGQDDLLGILLQSNYDEIQKSGNERFGMTINEIIEECKLFYFAGSETVGNLLVWTMILLSRHPQWQELARDEAFQVFGNNQPDINGLSRLKIVNMILLEVLRLYPGVSALYRMSIKESRVAGINIPEGTLIIMPILALHHDKDTWGDDVLDFNPQRFSQGVSKASLTGQVSYFPFGGGPRICIGQNFAILEAKIALVMILRRFSFRLSPYYSHAPQSIITLQPQFGAQLILQKVGEDSGY; this comes from the exons atggaGATAATGACCCAATATAGGTGGGTTGCAAATTGGTGCGGGTTAGCCACGGTCATGGTGGTGCCATGGAAATTATTAGAGTGGGCGTGGTTCAAACCAAAAAGACTAGAAAAGTACCTTAGGGAACAAGGTCTCAAGGGCACAAATTACAAACTACCCTTTGGAGATACCAAAGAGATGTTGCATTTAACAAAGCAAGAGGCACCCATGAACCTTTCTGATGATATTATGCCTCGGATCATGCCATTTGTGCATAGGGCAATTGAAGACTATG GTAAAATTTTCTTTGCTTGGTTTGGACCCATGCCAACGGTGCACATCATCGACCCAGATGTTATGAGGGACATCTTATGTCGAATGAATGAATTTCAGAAGCCTAAGAAAAACAACCCATATATTAAGATACTATCAACTGGTGTTATCGAATACGAAGGAGATAAATGGTCTAAACATAGAAAAATTATCAATCCTACTTTTCATGCCGAGAAGCTGAAG CTGATGGCTCCAGCTATGTGTTTGAGTTGTTGCGAAATGATAAAAAAGTGGGAGACCTTGATTTCAGATACGCAGTCACTTGAGCTGGATGTTTTTCCACATCTTCAAACATTAACCGGTGATGTAATATCACGGACTGCATTTGGCAGTAGCTATGAGGAAGGAGTAAGGATTTTTGACCTACAGAACGAACTTGGAACCATATTGATGCATCTCATACAATCCTTATATATACCTGGCTCAAG ATTTTTTCCGAACCCAAGAAACAAAAGGATGGAAGAGATTGATAATGAAGTTAGAGCTTTGATAAAAAGTATGATCGATAAACGAATGATTGCAATGGAAGCTGGAGAAAAAGGACAAGATGACTTGTTAGGCATATTGTTGCAATCCAACTACGATGAAATCCAAAAATCCGGAAATGAAAGATTTGGAATGACaatcaatgaaatcattgaagaatgtaaacttttttacttTGCAGGCTCCGAGACAGTTGGTAATCTACTTGTTTGGACGATGATTTTATTAAGTCGACATCCACAATGGCAAGAGCTTGCAAGAGATGAAGCTTTTCAAGTCTTTGGAAATAATCAACCAGATATCAATGGATTGAGCCGGCTAAAAATT GTAAATATGATACTGCTTGAGGTTTTAAGATTGTACCCTGGAGTCTCAGCATTATATCGTATGTCTATTAAAGAATCAAGAGTAGCCGGCATAAATATCCCTGAAGGAACATTGATCATAATGCCCATATTAGCGTTACACCATGATAAAGACACATGGGGCGATGATGTCTTGGACTTCAACCCGCAAAGATTCTCCCAAGGAGTCTCGAAGGCATCTTTAACTGGACAAGTTTCTTATTTCCCATTTGGCGGGGGTCCTCGTATCTGTATCGGCCAAAACTTTGCTATCTTGGAAGCCAAAATAGCATTAGTTATGATTTTAAGACGTTTCTCTTTTAGGCTTTCACCATATTATTCACATGCCCCACAATCTATTATCACTCTTCAACCTCAATTTGGTGCTCAATTAATTTTGCAAAAAGTCGGAGAAGACTCCGGATATTAA